A section of the Humulus lupulus chromosome 2, drHumLupu1.1, whole genome shotgun sequence genome encodes:
- the LOC133814765 gene encoding uncharacterized mitochondrial protein AtMg00860-like — protein MSFGVTNAPISFMDLMNRVFNDHLDKFVVMFINDILIYSRIEEEHAEYIRLTLQRLKDHKLYEKFKKCEFWLSQVVFLRHLVSKDSIKVDPIKIEVVRDWPKPKNAFEVMSFLGLARYYRKFVEGFLEIATPLTESTKKNLKFVWTEECERSIQEIKGKIIITPILSLPTNDERFIVYCDASKEGLGCVLMQAGKAEM, from the exons ATGTCGTTTGGAGTTACCAATGCCCCTATTTctttcatggatctcatgaatagGGTGTTTAATGATCATCTAGACAAATTTGTGGTAATGTTTATAAACGATATCCTTATTTATTCAAGAATAGAGGAGGAGCATGCAGAGTATATACGATTGACCCTACAGAGATTGAAGGATCATAAGTTATATGAAAAGTTCaaaaaatgtgaattttggctttctcAAGTGGTGTTtctaaggcatctagtaagcaaggaTAGTATTAAAGTTGACCCAATTAAGATTGAAGTTGTAAGAGATTGGCCAAAACCAAAGAATGCTTTTGAAGTGATGAGTTTCCTCGGGCTAGCACGATATTATAGAAAATTCGTGGAGGGATTTTTGGAGATTGCCACGCCATTAACAGAGTCGACAaagaagaacttgaagtttgtatGGACTGAGGAATGTGAACGTAGCATTCAGGAGATAAAGGGTAAAATTATTATCACACCTATTTTGAGTCTTCCAACGAATGATGAGAGGTTcatagtatattgtgatgcatcaaaagAAGGACttggatgtgtgttgatgcaagctggaaag GCAGAAATGTGA
- the LOC133814763 gene encoding uncharacterized protein LOC133814763 — translation MTWVEFQQLFNINYYNVIVRASKVDKFTTLSQGNMTVTEYDLKFDRLAKFPTDIVPTNAARVDHFIRGIKPMIALDVHIVSVRGSSTYDQILERALTVERMEDRIWKEDNGGQPSQDRRSKNYKNNGRTENKEWVRYPECEKCKKHHPKECRANACFACGKEGHIIKNCPQQGQNNNKDQPKKHEKLVLARVYALAKEKAEASTFMDSGQISIAGIDFYVLIDSGATHSFVAKRTVDKFDRYFDMYAEGFGTMLPSE, via the exons ATGACTTGGGTGGAATTTCAACAACTGTTCAACATCAATTACTACAACGTTATTGTTAGAGCGTCAAAGGTGGATAAATTCACAACCTTGAGTCAAGGGAATATGACAGTGACCGAGTATGATCTAAAGTTCGACAGACTGGCTAAGTTTCCGACAGACATAGTGCCAACTAATGCTGCTCGAGTGGACCATTTTATACGTGGAATTAAACCCATGATAGCTTTGGATGTGCATATTGTTTCAGTTAGGGGTAGTAGCACCTAtgatcaaattcttgaaagagCTCTCACTGTTGAGAGAATGGAGGATAGGATTTGGAAGGAAG ATAATGGTGGACAACCTAGTCAAGATAGGAGGTCCAAGAACTATAAGAACAATGGTCGCACTGAGAACAAAGAATGGGTACGATACCCTGAGTGCGAGAAGTGTAAGAAGCACCATCCAAAGGAGTGTCGGGCAAATGCATGTTTTGCATGTGGCAAGGAAGGACACATAATTAAGAACTGCCCACAACAGGGACAAAATAACAATAAGGATCAACCAAAGAAGCATGAAAAATTGGTTCTGGCTCGAGTCTATGCACTCGCAAAGGAAAAAGCAGAGGCAAGTACTTTCATGGATTCAGGTCAGATCTCTATTGCTGGAATTGACTTTTATgtattaattgattctggtgccactCATTCTTTTGTTGCAAAGAGAACAGTGGATAAGTTTGATAGATATTTTGATATGTATGCTGAGGGATTTGGGACCATGTTGCCATCCGAGTAG